The genomic interval TGCGAAAAGCAATTGGAGAACGCAACCAATTGAAAGCCTACAAAATTGCAGAAAATTTTGCTCAAAACCCAAAAGACAATCCGATGGTGATGACAACGGGATTGGTATTTGGATTTTTTGTGCAATTATTGAAATATCATGGTGCTAAGGATAAAAATCCAGCAAAAGTTGCGGGATTGATTGGAGTGAATCCGTATTTTATGAAGGAGTATGATGTGGCAATAAAAAATTATCCGATGCGAAAGGTGAGTCAGATTATCGCCTCTTTGCGAGAAATTGACGTAAAAAGTAAGGGAGTTGGGGCAAATGCGCTCTCAAATGGAGATTTATTAAAAGAAATGCTCTATAAGATTTTTAATTAGGGCTAAAAATTGACGATATTTGTCGTTTAATAAATACCGCTATTTATGTCAATGAATAAAAATACGATTTTGGGGTGGGCCACTTTCATCATGATGATGATGGGATTCTTGTTGATTGGTCTTGGTGCTTTTCGATACGATGATGTCGCAGGATGGGGATTTGCAGCCGTTGGCGTTGGATTTTTGGCCATTTCATGGGTTTTTAATTCATTGAATGGGAGGCTGTGATTTGTTGTTTAACAAAGGAACAGATAAAAAATACAGCCACGAATTACACGGATTTATTTTAATTAATTTGTGGGAATTTGTGTAATTCGTGGCAAAGAAAAATAATAATAATAAAACAATAAACAATACTATGTCAGACGATAAGAAAGTAATTTTCTCGATGTCAAAATTGAGTAAAACCTATACTGGAGCAGATAAACCTGTTCTTAAAAATATTTATTTAAGTTTCTTCTATGGTGCCAAAATTGGTATCCTTGGTTTGAACGGTTCTGGAAAATCTTCTCTTTTGAAGATTATTGCTGGAGTAGATAAAAACTACCAAGGAGATATTGTTTTTGCACCAGGATATACCGTTGGGTATTTGGAACAAGAACCAGAATTGGACGATACCAAAACGGTAATCGAAATTGTTCGTGAAGGGGTAGCCGAAACGATGGAAGTTTTGGAAGAGTACAATAAAATCAATGATTTATTTGGTCTTGAAGAGAACTATTCAGATCCAGATAAAATGGATAAGTTGATGGATCGCCAAGCAGCATTGCAAGACAAAATTGATGCTCTAGGCGCTTGGGAAATCGATACCAAACTAGAAATCGCTATGGATGCTTTGCGTACGCCAGATGGTGATACGCCAATCAAAAATCTTTCGGGTGGTGAGCGTCGTCGTGTAGCTTTGTGCCGTTTGTTGTTGAAACAACCAGATGTATTATTATTGGATGAGCCTACCAATCACTTGGATGCCGAGTCGGTATTATGGTTGGAGCAGCACCTTGCGCAATACGCGGGAACGGTAATCGCTGTAACGCACGATAGGTACTTCTTGGATAATGTAGCAGGTTGGATTTTGGAATTGGATAGAGGAGAAGGTATTCCGTGGAAAGGGAATTATTCTTCTTGGTTAGACCAAAAATCAAGCAGAATGGCTTTGGAAGAAAAAGTAGCTTCTAAACGCCGTAAAAACTTAGAACGTGAGTTGGACTGGGTACGTCAAGGTGCGAAAGGACGTCAAACGAAACAAAAAGCGCGTTTGCAGAACTATGATAAATTATTGAATGAAGACCAAAAAGAGCTTGACGAAAAATTAGAGATTTACATTCCGAATGGTCCTCGTTTGGGAACAAATGTAATTGAAGCTAAAAACGTTGCGAAAGCTTTTGGAGACAAATTATTGTATGATAACTTGAACTTCACCTTGCCACAAGCTGGAATTGTTGGAATTATCGGGCCAAACGGTGCGGGTAAATCGACCATTTTCAGAATGATTATGGGTGAACAAGAAACCGATAGCGGAGAATTTACAGTAGGTGACACCGTGAAGATTGCTTATGTCGATCAAGCGCACTCTAATATTGATCCTAATAAATCGATTTGGGAAAACTTCTGTGATGGTCAAGAATTAATCATGATGGGCGGACGCCAAGTAAACTCAAGAGCTTATTTGAGCCGTTTCAACTTTGGTGGAAGTGATCAAAACAAAAAAGTAGCAACACTTTCTGGTGGTGAGCGTAACCGTTTGCACCTTGCAATGACGTTGAAAGAAGAAGGAAACGTTTTGTTATTGGATGAACCAACGAATGATTTGGATATTAATACACTTAGAGCGCTTGAAGAAGGATTGGAGCAATTTGCTGGTTGTGCGGTAGTAATCTCCCACGACAGATGGTTCTTGGACAGAATTTGTACACACATCCTTGCTTTTGAAGGGGAGTCTGAAGTGTATTATTTTGAAGGTGGTTTCTCTGAATATGAAGAAAACAAGAAAAAACGTTTAGGTGGTGATTTGACTCCAAAACGATTGAAATACAAAAAATTAATCAGAGGATAATATTGCTGATTGTTTTGAAAGTGGAAAGGGTAGTTCGAAAGAGCTACCCTTTTTTTTGTTATTCTTTTGCCGCAAAAGCACAAAGTCTCTAAGCTACAAAAAGTGTGCTTATTATTTAAGTATAATGTTTGCTCAATTCATTGTTTTCAGAGTTATAATACCGGCGCTTCTGGACACAAATTTCTTCATACAATTAGAATACATAGAATCATCATTAAAAATAATAACAATTTCTGTTTATAAAAACTTAGAAACACAGTCTCTTAGATACTTAATAAACGTTTTGAATGTTTAGATTACTTCTTCTTTTTGTCATTATTCATTAGCAGGAATATCATTGCTACCAATCCGATGATAACAAATCCAAAAACAAAGACGATTATTATAGAACCGTTGTCCCAATTTACAAGTATTGCGTTTTTCATATTAGAGTTGATTTAGTTAAGCAAAAATAGAAATACTAAATTAGTTAATATATGATAAATATCATTCTCAATACCTAACTAAAAAAGGCTTAATCATTGCAAAACAATAATTAAGCCTTTAAACAATAAAAACAATTAACTAAATTACTATTATTGAATATCTAAAAAGACACCACCTGTATAAGTAGGAGCAGCGTAAGTAATTTTTCCTGATAAGATTGCGGTATAGTTGAATGCTATTCCAAATTTAGGAGAAATATAATATCCTATTTCGCCACCAAGATTTGTAAATTCCACATTGTTGGCAAAGATTCCTTGACCTGTTTGATTATTGAAATTTCCATTATTGAAGGAGCGTACATTACTAAACTTGGTTGCTATAAATAATTTATTAGCGATTTTGGTTCCTATTTCTGCACCAAAATGAAACTCATCTGAAAATCCTTTTGTTCGATTATTGACGCCTGAATAAATTTTTCCATAAAAATAAAGTGTACTAATTTTAAATGGAATACCTAAGTCCAATTGAAGTAATTGATTAAATTCTCCATCGCCAGTTTGCAAACTACCATCTCGACCACCTTCTTTTTTTCCTGTTGGTAATCCAAATTTTAAAGTTGTAGATAAAGCTATCAAGTCATTTTTTAAGATTCCGTATCTCAAGCCTAAATCAATGTCTCCAACGGAATTCACTGCTTCACCGCCAGAAAGAACATTTCCGGTTGTACCTGAAACTTGGTTGTTTTGATACACTCTCGTTAATAAAGGTAAATATCCTATCAAATCTATTTTTTGAGTCAAACCATATTCACCATAAGCACTTACAATAAAGTTCCCTCTAGTGATGTTAGGGTCTTTTTCTTTGGCGCTGGTATAATGCTCATCTGCAATTAAGGAACTTGCAGATAATTTATAGTATCCGTTTCCTTTGCCTTTGTTCCATTGTGCAAAAGTCAGCTGCGTGATAAAAACTAAGGCTAAAGCGAGTTGTATTGTTTTAGTAATCATAATTATTTGGTTTTAATTTCAGCTTCTCCCACTTTGATTTTAAACGGCTCACACCAATGTGTCAAATATCCATAATCGTTGATTCCAACACCCATAATGTCCATTGTAAAGGCTCCTTTGTAAACTACGCCATCAGCATCACCTTGAGCGTCAATTTTCTTGGCTCCAACCATCGTGTTGGGGTTATTGCTTAGAAACATAGCAAAACCTGGCAAAGTAGAATCGGCTACATAATTACTGGCAAATGAAATTCGGATTCCACCACTAATTTCGGTGATTTCAAAATCACCTGCAGACGCATAGGAACTTGTTTTTACTAGTGTACCTTTTTTGACAATTGCTGTTGGTGTACTACCAACATCATTAACTGTTATAGCAACAGATTTCTCAACCAACTTATTTTGATAGGTCGTTGATACTGTTATTGTAGCTGTTCCTTTCGACTTTGCAGTGATTTTTTTGTTTGCATTATCTACTTCAATAATAGGGGAGTTATTGGAAGCTAAATTAAAAACTACGGTTTGTTTTATTCCCAAATTATCAAAGAAAAAAGCATCTAGAACCACTTCATTTCCAATTATAAAATTAGAAAAAGAGTTGTTTATCCTAATATTTTCCTCGATTTCGTCATTTACAATATCTTCTTTGATACAAGAACTAAATCCAAATAGTAGTATAAAAACTAATACTATGTTACCTATTCTCATCGTTATAAAGTTTAAGTTGTTAATTAATTCGTCGTTTATCGCCAGTAAGCCTGACATAATAATATACGAATTATTTTCTATAACGGTTTTAGACACAAAATAATTTCTGATTGTAGAACCAATTTTAGTAAGGTAAAATATTATTTTTTAATGTTTTATATCGAAAGACTAGCGGGGTTATTCCAGAAATTTAGATTTTAAATCCAGAGTCGGAATCATGCAACTTTCTTTTTTTCCGTACCAACGGTAGCGGTTTTTGGCTATATAATCATAAACCCAATTACTTAAAAAAGGTGGGACTATTCTAAAAACAGATAATAAAGGAAGAAATCCACTTAAATCAGCAGCGATTTCTAGTGCAGCTTGTGATTTGTAATAATACGCTTTTTGAGGAAGGTAAAGGATGATACTATCGGTTTGGGCTGTGTCTATTCCTATATAATTGATGATTTCCTCACCTAAATCAGATTGTAATGCTACAAAACGGAAAACATCTTTTTTATCATGCGCAATGACATAATTGACGGCTGTATTACAAAGATTGCATACGCCGTCAAAAAGGACTATTTTTTTGTTTTGAGGTAGGTTTAACATGGTGTTTGAAGTTTATGATTGTAAAGGTTATTTGGTTAGTTGTTTAATTGGTTAATTTATTGTGGACGATTAAGCAGTTTACCGAATAATCAATTAACCAATTTCTACCTCTTCTTAACCGCTTCGACCAATTCCAATTCGACCAAGTTTACTTTTGAAGTAAAGATACCGTAATTTACAGTTGCTTTCTTTTTTTCAATACTGTCAATACTTCCCACTGCTTTTCCATCAATCATTCGGACTCTGTCACCAACTTTTAAAATATGCGTTGGTTTTACAACTACTGGTTTGAGTTTCTTTTCTTTCTTTTCCTGACGGATTTCTTCTACCTGAACTTCAACTTCTTTGATGACTTCTTTTTTCTTTTCGACAATTGCTTTGGCTTCTTTTGGAGTTGCTTTTTTACGCTTAGAATTTTCGATTTCGATGATTTTCAAAAACTCACCAATTAAGTCTTTTTTATTTTTATTGTTAAAGTATTTCTCTGAGATATCTTCAATTTTTTGACCAATATAAATCGTCTTTTGATTGCTGTCATATAATTCTTGATAGCTTTCTAGTTTTTGTTTGATTTTGACATTGATAGTCTCCATTTTTTTACCTTCTTCACGGGCTTTACCTTCTTCTTCTTTAAGGTTTTGCGAAGTTTTCTCCATCTTGGAACGTTCTTTTTGCAAAGTAGCAATGGTTTTGTCAAAACGTACTTTTCCGACTTCGATCTTCTTTTTTGCTCTATTAATTAAGCTAAACGGAATTCCGTTTTTCAAAGCGACTTCAAAAGTAAACGAACTTCCTGCTTGTCCCAAAACCAATTTATACAAAGGCTCCAATGATTTTTCGTCAAAAAGCATGTTCGCATTGGTGGCGAAAGGCAATTCATTTGCCAAAATTTTCAAGTTGGAGTAGTGGGTTGTAATAATTCCAAACGCTTCTCGATGGTAGAATTCTTCCAAGAAAATTTCTGCCAATGCACCACCCAACTCAGGGTCAGAACCAGTTCCAAATTCATCAATTAAGAACATGGTTTTGTTGTTGCACTTTTTTAAGAAGTAGTTCATGTTCTTTAATCGGTAACTGTAGGTACTTAGGTGATTTTCAATAGATTGATTGTCTCCAATATCTGTCAGTATTCGGTCGAAAAGAAAGGTTTCAGAGCGTTCGTGCACCGGAATCAACATACCCGATTGCAACATCAATTGCAGCAAACCAACTGTTTTTAACGAAATAGTTTTTCCTCCTGCATTGGGTCCCGAAATCACGATAATTCGGTTTTCTTGTAAAAGTTCAATAGTCTGCGGATGAGTAATTGCCTTCTTTTGTTTGTTATTCAAATACAAAATCGGATGGTAGGCATCTCTAAAATACAATCGTCTGTTCTCGCTAATAGTAGGCATTATTCCGTTGATCCGATCTGCATATTTTGCTTTGGCAGCAAT from Flavobacterium ovatum carries:
- a CDS encoding CAL67264 family membrane protein produces the protein MSMNKNTILGWATFIMMMMGFLLIGLGAFRYDDVAGWGFAAVGVGFLAISWVFNSLNGRL
- the ettA gene encoding energy-dependent translational throttle protein EttA; this encodes MSDDKKVIFSMSKLSKTYTGADKPVLKNIYLSFFYGAKIGILGLNGSGKSSLLKIIAGVDKNYQGDIVFAPGYTVGYLEQEPELDDTKTVIEIVREGVAETMEVLEEYNKINDLFGLEENYSDPDKMDKLMDRQAALQDKIDALGAWEIDTKLEIAMDALRTPDGDTPIKNLSGGERRRVALCRLLLKQPDVLLLDEPTNHLDAESVLWLEQHLAQYAGTVIAVTHDRYFLDNVAGWILELDRGEGIPWKGNYSSWLDQKSSRMALEEKVASKRRKNLERELDWVRQGAKGRQTKQKARLQNYDKLLNEDQKELDEKLEIYIPNGPRLGTNVIEAKNVAKAFGDKLLYDNLNFTLPQAGIVGIIGPNGAGKSTIFRMIMGEQETDSGEFTVGDTVKIAYVDQAHSNIDPNKSIWENFCDGQELIMMGGRQVNSRAYLSRFNFGGSDQNKKVATLSGGERNRLHLAMTLKEEGNVLLLDEPTNDLDINTLRALEEGLEQFAGCAVVISHDRWFLDRICTHILAFEGESEVYYFEGGFSEYEENKKKRLGGDLTPKRLKYKKLIRG
- a CDS encoding DUF393 domain-containing protein, encoding MLNLPQNKKIVLFDGVCNLCNTAVNYVIAHDKKDVFRFVALQSDLGEEIINYIGIDTAQTDSIILYLPQKAYYYKSQAALEIAADLSGFLPLLSVFRIVPPFLSNWVYDYIAKNRYRWYGKKESCMIPTLDLKSKFLE
- a CDS encoding DNA mismatch repair protein MutS, with amino-acid sequence MISITEKTLQDLQFPTVLETISAICNTDIGKQKALEITPFRDKESLMDALLQTSEYVSSFQNNNAIPNHGFDAITHEIKFLAIEDSFLEVGSFRKIANLSATVNFLLNFLRKFDDYYPIINKRASEVELTKEIISQIDAVVDKYGEIKDNASPALVEIRRNMNSIRGKVNQSFGVALTQYNGLGYLDDIKESIVQNRRVLAVLAMYRRKVKGTILGSSKTGSIAYVEPEATLRYSRELSNLEYEETEEITRILKNLSNGVRPFLPLLRQYQDFLSDVDVIAAKAKYADRINGIMPTISENRRLYFRDAYHPILYLNNKQKKAITHPQTIELLQENRIIVISGPNAGGKTISLKTVGLLQLMLQSGMLIPVHERSETFLFDRILTDIGDNQSIENHLSTYSYRLKNMNYFLKKCNNKTMFLIDEFGTGSDPELGGALAEIFLEEFYHREAFGIITTHYSNLKILANELPFATNANMLFDEKSLEPLYKLVLGQAGSSFTFEVALKNGIPFSLINRAKKKIEVGKVRFDKTIATLQKERSKMEKTSQNLKEEEGKAREEGKKMETINVKIKQKLESYQELYDSNQKTIYIGQKIEDISEKYFNNKNKKDLIGEFLKIIEIENSKRKKATPKEAKAIVEKKKEVIKEVEVQVEEIRQEKKEKKLKPVVVKPTHILKVGDRVRMIDGKAVGSIDSIEKKKATVNYGIFTSKVNLVELELVEAVKKR